GTGCGGCACATGCGGTCGCATATGGGAAACCGCAATTGCCATGAATCTTGTGGGTGCTCCGCACGTGCACGAGCTGCTGCCAGGAAGCGATCACAACCGAACACACTGTGATAACGGTAGGCCCATCGAAACCATGAACTACTACTTCATCGAGCAGCCACGAACGGGCCAGATTTATTCCTTCTCAGTGCCGACAGAGAGTTAAGTGAAATAAATGTGAAGGCACTAAACGAGCAGATTCTCAGTCAACGAAGTCTACACGGGGTTCCTGATATCCACGGCAAGTTAAGACTAAGTTGGGTGTTCGATCTAAGTAAGGCTTGCTACACTGGCTTGATATCATATGTCTTCAAAGTCAATCGGACAAATCATCGATTTCGCTAAGAGACTGTTTTTGGGTAAATGTTCGTGATAAGTCCTAACCATTTCTCGCGGTGAGTGCTCCTCATTTGATGCTCTCTCTTCAACTCATTGCTTCCTCCTCGCTCCGACTGCGGGGTTTTATCGCATCGCACAGTGGTCTTGTCCGCATCTAGCTTGATATACACCAGCAATGTCTCGTGCTCTTTGCAGGTATCAGTGAGTTGCTACCTAGTACATGGATCCACCGTGAAACTCAAGTACCACAACCTCAAACCCCCAAAAACAATCCCCCTCTCTTTTTTCCAGAGAGGGGGTAGGTCTCCATGACCCGGCTGGATTCGCTGCGGGGGGATACGTATTTACCTCAGCACCGTCTCCGAACCTCTCACCGCGTTCCCATCCGCGTCGAGAGTGACAAGCGCGATAAGAAGCTTCTTGTCGCCATAGCTTTCCACACTCACTCCGTCCTGACCCGACAGGGCGATGTTGAATGTGAGAGGAGCGTTCAGCACGAGCGGCTTCGGCTCGCTTGCACCCGCGACAAACCAGACGTCGGGGTACGACGCATTCGAGGGGTTTGTCAGACTCAGGATGTACGCGAGCTTCGCGTTCGGCTCCTTCGCTATGTCGATCCCCCATATACTCCCGATCGCCGCAAGCTCCACCGCAATGCTGTCTGCCGAAACCGCGGAGCTCGTGCAGTTCACGATGAACCCGCCGTTCGGCGTTATTACCGTGAGCCCCGAAACCGAGTTCGGGTTTACGACAAGGATGTTCTTCTGAATTATGTAGTTGAACGTCGACATCCCCGCCGGCGTCTGGGGCGTCCAGAGCGACAGGAGCTCGGGGACGGACTGGACTCCCTGCGCCAGCTTCGCAGTGAGCGTGAACCGCGCCCTCCTCCCGACCGATCCTTCGTCGTCCGGCGGTGTGTAACGCCGCGGCCGCATCCCGATTACGTTCTTGCCGTTCCGCTGGCGAAACGTTATGTCGCCCAGCGTCCCGGTCACTTTTCCTAGTACCGCTTTGACTAGCTCTGCCATCTTACTTCTCCTTTCTTTGGTTGTTGTTAAATGGCAATTATTTAACTTTGCTGTCAGGAGGCTCTCTCTCTTCCTCTTCATCGGATTGGGTATGCAGGTCCAACAGGGAAGTAAAGCCGACTAAACCGAGAATGAACTGGAAGGCTCTCTCTGCGTGCCTCCTTCCATGTGAACTGTAATGGTCGTGGACCATGATGTTTTGCCGTGAAGAAATATTTTTTATCCGCGGCAAAACCGTCGTCCTCGCGACCATTATATATAGAGCGTTTGGTGCGGCAGGGATCTTACAGAGTTTTCCGCAAACACAAGGAGCAAAGGATATGGGAAACGGAGAGCAAGTCCATAAGGTCTGCCAGATTGAGGCGTTTGTCAGGGACAAATCAAAATCCGGTAAGATAGCCGCCACCATAGACAGGGAGCTTCGGAGCAGGCTGTTTCGAAGAAAGGAGATGGGAATCACGGCGTGGGATATCTCGTCCGACCTGGTGGAAGAAGCGCTGAATTGTCCCGATATTTGGGATGCGACCGAGTATCCCGAATTTGCCGATTGGCTCCTCAAGCGGTTCAGAAATTGCAGGCATAACATCGTACGCAAAGAAAACCGGCACTATAAATGTGAGGACGAAGTGAGAGAAAATCTTTTCGACCCGTCGAATAATCCGGACCACGTCCATGATTTCGAAAATTCAGAACTCGTCAAACAGATTCGAAAGGCCCTCAACGACAAAGACGATTTGGAAGCGCTGGCGGTCTTCGATTGTGTGCTCAATGAAAAGACCAACCAGGAAATGTCCCGCGAATTATGTTTGGATATAAGCAGGGTCGCGAATGCGAAGAAGAGAATCAAGAGGGCCGTCGACTGCTTGCTGCGCGATTTTGACAGCTCAGTCTAACGCTCCTCCTGCATAAATGTTTAATTGCATAGAACAGCGGCGGTTTCACCGCAAAGTGGATTCCGGATCAATGACCCGCTGCTTCGTCAAGAGAGCGCTTGAAGCAAATCGGACATCTGAGACAAGAGATGATAAGCCCGGCCGCCGGGTTTCAATAATAGAAAGGAGCTGCACCATGGATCAGGACACTTTCATGGACTTCTACAGTGACATGAGCGATGAAGATCCGGAGTATATTCAAGAGTACCTCACCAGGCGAGGAATCGATGTGGACAAGTTGCAGGAAAAGCTTCTTGATTTGCTCGCGAAACACAAAGCTGCTCTTCAAGCCGAAAAGGAGTCTGCCGAGAACGATGGCTCCAAGCAGAAACCGAACACCAAAGCCACCCCACATATGGAAGAGGGTGGCTGAGCCCTGGCGGCAGTTGTACTGCCATAGCGCCTGGGTAATTGACACGAGCAGATCGAATGAATCCCTGGAAGAGTTTGTCCCCTCATAAAGACCGCTCGTAATTGAGCAGTGGTTGACCCGGTATTCTCAGTTTACTAACGGTTAGTGCCTGACAGCCTTAAGCGAAGGAATATCTACATGCATACTACACCAATGCTTATAATCCCCTTGCGAAAAGGTCCCGAAGGGATCCCTTCGGGAGAGTCCCGTTGGGTAGGATGAAGATCTGCAGGACTTCTAGCATGGATATAGCGATTTTTTGTTCGGCGAAAGGTTGAGCAGTGATATTCAAAAAATCGCGTACAGCTGAGTACGGGACGATCCCGACGGTCTTCCGTCGGGACCATTTTCGCGGGGCACCCTTTTATTTTTGGTTCTTTTTCTTTTGGGTGAGCAAAAGAAAAAGAACAATAGAGATTTGATGATTCTCAATAATTCTAATGTACTTTCCATTGTCTTGATATCCCGATCTTCCGGACGGACGCGGTTGAGTCCGTTCATCGCAGATGAAAGAACGAAATCCGCCGTTAGGCGGACAATCCCCATCGGACTACCGGCAAACATATGCAGACCGCTTTGGAATATGTGTGCGACTCGATGCCGACTAGAAGCGTCCAACATGTGTGGGGTTGCTTTGTCGTCCGTCCTGGAAATATATGGACGGACTCCTCGCAACGACGAGTGTCTGATAATTGAGCGCTACTAGTTTCGGGGTCTACGGTCGCGAAACAAGGCAGCGCGGGTGTGAAACCCTCCCAATGTCATTCCCGTCCGACCGCGGGAGCAGCGGCCGGATCGTGGGACATGCTCTTAGCGGGAATCTAGTTCTGCTACCCTTATTGGATTCCCGATGCCGCGTTGCGGCATGCCGCACGTGCGCGCCGATCCGTCCGCCGAAACGAAGTGTAGGCGGAAGCGCTCCAGTGCGAAGGCGCTGGGCGGGACGAGTCCAGCATGACGGTGGATTTTAATTTGAGACACCATCAGAGAATGCGGCAGAACGAGGTAAACTACCCATCTGTCATTCCGAGGAGTCTTCCATGCATCGACACGGTGACGACGAGGAATCTTCTTGAGTACTCCTGAATGATTGTCTTGTGGAAAACTACGGAAGATTCCTCACTTCTTTCATCCCGACGATGTCGTGATTCAATCGTTCGGAATGACAAATAATATGAATCCATTTGGGGTTATGCATGCGTCGTCCGCTCACTTGCATGATGTTACACGATGACCCCCGCGCCTTACAGACAATAATACTCTGGTTCGATTTGCAGGATTCTCTCTTGTCCACTTTCTTTTGTCATCTTGAGACCCGACGATTCGCAGTCGGGCCGAAAGATCTGGAGCTCCTCAAGGCCAATCAGACTCCATGGCAGGGCATCATAAAAATTTTTATCAGCTGCAAGACTCATTCCTTACCTTAGTGCCGTTAGGCACGACCCGTCTGTAGACTGTGATAATAAGACCTAATTGTAGCTCCATTAGGAGCGGCCTGTTTGCCTGGCTCCATCAACCATCTCACCAGAGCAACATCTGATGACAATTCTTAGTTTGTTCTCCTTCCGCGATAGGTCTGCCTTCGGTCGGGAGCTCTGGGGCTCCTCAAGTCCAATCGCACTCCATGGCAGGGCATCATAAAGATTTGTATGAGGTACAAGACTTATTCCTTACTTTAGTGCCGTCAGGCACGACCTGTTTGTAAACCCCGATAACGAATCCAATCACAGCTCCGTTAGGAGCGACCTGTTTGCCTGGCTCCATTCCTGACCTTTCGTCAGGACAGGTTTCGCAAGGGGATATTCGCGGTTGAGGTTGAGACACTACCAAGCCGCCTTGCCAATGTCTTATCAAATTACGAACTTTGCATTGGACCATGCAGGTCACTCCAGTTGATGGTCAGGTATTACGAATACAAATAGGTGATCAGATGAGCGCGAAGAGATATGAAGCTGTAGTCAGACAGCTGCTGAACCTCGCCGGAATCGAGGTCAACGGAAACGGGCCATGGGACATTCAGGTACGGGACCAAAGAGTGTACAAGCGGCTCGTTACTGAGGTGGAGCTCGGACTTGGTGAATCATATATGTCCGGCTGGTGGGACGCCCAACATGTCGATGAGTTTATCTTTAAAGTCTTGCGTGCCAACCTGCGTGACAAAGTCAGATCGAACTACAAGATTGCAATCCAACTCGCCGGGTTCCAGCTCACAAACATGCAGAGAAGGAGCAGGGCATTCATCATCGGCAAGAGGCACTACGATCTCGGGAATGAGTTGTTCCGGAACATGCTCGACAAGCGTATGAATTACAGCTGTGCCTACTGGAAAAATGCGAAGACTCTGGATGAGGCACAGGAAAGCAAGCTTCGCCTAATCTGTGACAAACTATATCTCAAACCCGGGATGAAAGTTCTTGACATCGGCTGCGGCTGGGGTGCATTCGGCAAGTATGCCGCAGAAAACTACGGCGTCGAAGTTGTCGGAATAACCGTATCGACCAACCAGGTATCGCTCGGGAAGGAGCTCTGCAAAGGACTTCCCGTGGAGTTTAGACTCCAGGATTACAGGGAATTGAACGAGAAATTCGACAGGATTGTCTCGGTCGGAATGATTGAACATGTCGGCTACAAGAATTACCGTGAGTACTTCAAAGTCGCGAACAGATGTCTCAAAGATGACGGGCTCTTTCTGCTGCACTCAATTGGTAATCTGCTGTCGGTGAAGAGTACGGATCCCTGGACCCACAAGTATATATTCCCGAACGGCATGCTCCCATCTGTCGCGCAACTGGGGAAAGCAATAGAAGGCCTCTTTGTGATGGAGGACTGGCACAATTTCGGCGCAGACTATGACAAAACGCTTATGGCCTGGCACGACAACTTCCTGAAAAGTTGGGACTCGTTGCGCGAAAAGTACGGAGAGACATTCTTCAGGATGTGGAAGTTTTATTTGTTGTCCAGTGCCGGAGCATTCCGCGCGAGGACTAATCAGCTCTGGCAGATCGTGTTGTCGAAAAACGGAGTCATGGGCGGTTATCAGTCCGTCCGGTAACGGGTAATGGATGACAGCCTCCCGTGCAGCGCTTCGTGAAGGTTGATCATTCATTAGCGGCGGTCCTTTCGCCTCATCGCCGGTTCGGCAGTTGCTCGCCGGATTACTAATTTCACTTTGGTTTATGAATTTCGGGCGCGTCACGGGCTCATATCTCTGCAGCATTATCCGACTCTTACTTCTTGTTTGTTGGCTTGCATTCTATTTCTTTGTCATTTAAGATTTAATTACAGGCATTAGTCGTGATGTTATCGGAAGCCTGAAGATTGTGCGACTTTAAAAAGGGGGAATTTATGAGGCGCAGTCTCAGAATCTTCTTATTGGGTGTTGCGGTCGCGGCAATATCGCTGAATTACGGTTGCAGTCATGTGACCTCCCCGGGCGACGGCAAAGTAAATCCACCTGTTACTCAGGTTGAAAAGCAAGTCGAGTCCGCCAACAACTCTTTTGCTGCAAATCTTTTCACCCAGGTAGCTGTGCAGGAGAAGGGAAAGAACTTTTTCATTTCACCTCTCAGCGTTTCTATGGCACTGGCAATGACCTTGAACGGTGCCGACGGTCAAACTTATACCGACATGCAGAAGACTCTCGGCCTCGACGGACTCTCCAATAGCGACATTAACCAGTCGTACCAGTACCTGATGACGATGTTTGCGAACCTTGACCCGGGCGTAACGTTCACTATCGCGAATTCGATCTGGTATCGAAACACATTTCCGGTACTGAGTTCCTTTATCGAAGTCGATTCAACTTATTTTGATTCGGATGTAAAGCCCCTGAACTTTAATGACCCCAGCGCTGCAGGCGTGATCAACTCATGGGTCAGCAACAAAACACACGGTAAGATCCCGGATATTATCACTCCTCCAATCGATCCGAGTGTTATAATGTATCTTATAAACGCTTTGTATTTTAACGGGAATTGGAAGTACATTTTCGACAGCACAAAGACAAAGCCCTATCCGTTTTACTTGTCCGACGGCTCGACGGAATCGGACTCAATGATGGTCATGCGCGACAGTCTGAACTATTATTTCGATGCTAATTTCCAGGTGGTTGAGCTTCCCTACGGCGATGGTGATTACAGCATGCTCGTATTGCTCCCTGTCAACTCAACTTCAACAAATGTATTTGCAAGCTTGAATCAAACTGAAATCAATAGCATCATTCGTGGGTTGTCACCTCAGGATGTCCAACTGACACTTCCGAAGTTCAACGTACAGTACGGCACAAGTCTGAAGGATGTACTATCGCAGATGGGGATGGGGAGTGCATTTGCCGGGAATGCCGACTTCACCAGGATCAGTCCAGCGGGTGGCCTGGCGATCTCGGATGTGCTGCACAAGACTTACATCGATGTCAACGAGAAGGGGACCGTGGCAGCAGCGGTAACGGTAGTCATAATATATGACACCGTTGTAGAACCCATTCACAGTGGACCTATTCTGTTTAATGTCAACCGACCATTTCTCTTCCTGATGAAGGAGAATCATAATAATACAATCATGTTCATGGGAGCGATAAATCAACCGAGCGTCCATATTTCAGAGTAAAGTGCAATAGCTGCAGTAGAAGGGGCTGCACGTCGCAATTAACACGTTATCTGTTTCACGAAATGCATCGCTGGGCAACTGAAGCAAGTAGCCCGGGAATCGTTGGCAACGTGGCTCGCGAAGACAAGGGTCAGATGCTCGTCAACCAGGGTTAAAATTATGGAATGGATAAAGGTAACTAACGAGAACTGGAAGGATGTGGAACGCGACATAATGGAGTCGGGTATTGCCAATGCGACGTCCTACGAAAATGGCGGATTACATACCATCACTACCAAAAAAGGGATCAGGTACGAGTTTTCACAGGAAGTTATAAAGCAGCTTATCGAATCCAGGGCAATGGAAGTAAGAGTTGGAAGGAAAGTTGAGACGAAATAATCTGCATGCGAGTTAAGAAACAAAAAAAGAATTGGGGGCAGGTCAAACCTCTTTCCGAAAACTTGACAGGGATTGCGCCTCGTGTTCCGATTAAGATCCTGATTGGGGATCCTTTACAGGTGCGTGAGCCAAACCTGTACCGCGTCTCGGAATGTCGGTGGAGGTGCCGGCAAAAAGGAGCGACACAATGACACTTGCTCTCAGTGACTCAACACAGGTTCGTCCGATGTCGGTCCTTCACCACACGCACAGGTTTTATAAGTGGCTGGTGCTCTCAAATGTGATGATCGGAACATTCATGGCGGTCCTCGACGCGTCGATAGTTAATGTCGGGCTCCCCACCCTCATGGCTGCTTTCGGAGTGACTGTCGATAAGATCGAATGGGTAGCTACCGCGTATCTGCTTGTGTTGGCCGTAATGCTCCCGACATCCGGGTGGGTCGCAGATCATTTCGGATATAAGCGGACCTACCTCTTCGCGCTTACCATATTTACTACCGGGTCCCTTTTATGCGGGATGGCGTGGAACGAAAATGTTCTTATAGCGTTTCGAATTATTCAAGGCGCAGGGGCTGGCTTCCTGATGCCTGTTGGCATGGCGATCGTTACACGCGAGTTTCCACCGGAGAGACGTGGAATTGCACTCGGTTTCTGGGGAATTGCCGCGGCCGCATCGGTTTCATTTGGCCCGCTGATCGGGGGATATCTCATCGACAATTTTTCATGGCACGAGATTTTTTTCGTGAACGTCCCGATTGGACTTGTCGGAATTTTTGCGACCATGGTCATTCAGCGGGAATACAAAACGGAACATACGCGAAGCTTTGATGTTGCAGGGTTCTTATCTGTGGCGGTATTTCTGACATTCCTCCTGCTGGCATTGGCGGACGGGAATACATCATGGAACACAGGAGGGTGGACTTCAACATTCATCCTGACATGTTTTGTTCTGTCGGGATTAGGGCTGATAATATTTTTGCTTGTGGAATTCAACATAAAGCATCCGTTGATAGAACTCAGGCTCATGAAGGATTTCAATTTCGGAATTACAAATATAGTTCTGTTCATATACGGGCTGGGAATGTTCGGAAGTACGTTCCTGATGCCGCTGTATCTTCAGAACTCGCTGAACTACACTCCATTTCAGGCGGGACTTGTTTTCTTGCCGGTGGGTCTCCTTCAAGGCATGACAGCTCCCGTTGCCGGTTATCTTTCCGACAAAGTTGATGCGAGAATCCCCGCAATCATCGGCGTTGTCCTTCTCAGCATAAGCCTGTATCTGAATTATTTCCTTTCACTGTTCTCGATGCATTCACAAATCATGCTCCCTCTATACCTGAGAGGGTTTGCGATGGGGTTGATGTGGACTCCGCTGAGCGTGCTGGCGCTTACAAACGTTCCTAGACATAAGATGGCACAAGCATCGGGGCTGTTTAACGTTATTCGTCAGGTCGGCGGAAGTTTCGGTATCGCTCTCTTTGCAACTTTGCTCACTCGGAGAGTTATGTTTCACAGCACAAATTACGGTGATGGCGTGAGCCAGTATTCGCCTGTTTTCAAGAACGCCATGTATAAACTTGAATTGTTCTCACAGCATGCCGTCGGGGGTTCGATGTATCAATGCGGCGTTCGCGGGAAAGCGATAATTATCAATCACGTGATGCAGCAAGCTTTTGTGTCCGCCGTAAACGACGATTTTCTAGTTGCCGGCGCGATTTCGATTGTCTGCCTCATACCAATATTGTTTCTCCGCCGAAGAAAAGTCTCTCATAACGGCAGCGGAAATATACCCTCAACAGTTTGAACAACGGCAAAAATAACTGCCAACTGCAGCTGCCTGATTGTTAGATCCAAGATCTTCCCGGATAAAAGCGGGTGAGAAATTGGGAGATGGATTTGAGCGGATTAGTGATCAAAAGAGAAGAGCTATTGCAGAGAAACAGGACAAGACTTCGGCAGCACAACTTTCAGAATGTCCGAAGCGGTCACCGGCTTTGCATTGGTACATGAAGTGGCGAAAAATTATCCGGACCTTTGATGCTTTTGAATTACAGTGCTCCCGGAAGACAAATAAGCCAAACTGAAGGCTGAAATGAAAACAACATTTGCGGCTTTGTCGTTGTTGATGCTCGCCGGACGATGTCCCGCTCAATCTCCCGAAGTCGGAGCCAAATATAAAAGTGGGGGTGCAACGGTCGAAGTAGTGGAGAACGGTGCCTCGTGCCGTCTCGAATACAAAAGCCAGGATGTATTACTCGACGAAACGAACCAGAGGGCAGACATTGAGATGTGGGATCCAGAGAAAACTGAAGAGGAGAGATCCGCAATCCCGTTAGGCGGTTGCATTATCGTTCATGTTTCTGACAGTA
This DNA window, taken from Candidatus Kryptoniota bacterium, encodes the following:
- the cfa gene encoding cyclopropane fatty acyl phospholipid synthase, producing the protein MSAKRYEAVVRQLLNLAGIEVNGNGPWDIQVRDQRVYKRLVTEVELGLGESYMSGWWDAQHVDEFIFKVLRANLRDKVRSNYKIAIQLAGFQLTNMQRRSRAFIIGKRHYDLGNELFRNMLDKRMNYSCAYWKNAKTLDEAQESKLRLICDKLYLKPGMKVLDIGCGWGAFGKYAAENYGVEVVGITVSTNQVSLGKELCKGLPVEFRLQDYRELNEKFDRIVSVGMIEHVGYKNYREYFKVANRCLKDDGLFLLHSIGNLLSVKSTDPWTHKYIFPNGMLPSVAQLGKAIEGLFVMEDWHNFGADYDKTLMAWHDNFLKSWDSLREKYGETFFRMWKFYLLSSAGAFRARTNQLWQIVLSKNGVMGGYQSVR
- a CDS encoding serpin family protein; translation: MRRSLRIFLLGVAVAAISLNYGCSHVTSPGDGKVNPPVTQVEKQVESANNSFAANLFTQVAVQEKGKNFFISPLSVSMALAMTLNGADGQTYTDMQKTLGLDGLSNSDINQSYQYLMTMFANLDPGVTFTIANSIWYRNTFPVLSSFIEVDSTYFDSDVKPLNFNDPSAAGVINSWVSNKTHGKIPDIITPPIDPSVIMYLINALYFNGNWKYIFDSTKTKPYPFYLSDGSTESDSMMVMRDSLNYYFDANFQVVELPYGDGDYSMLVLLPVNSTSTNVFASLNQTEINSIIRGLSPQDVQLTLPKFNVQYGTSLKDVLSQMGMGSAFAGNADFTRISPAGGLAISDVLHKTYIDVNEKGTVAAAVTVVIIYDTVVEPIHSGPILFNVNRPFLFLMKENHNNTIMFMGAINQPSVHISE
- a CDS encoding DHA2 family efflux MFS transporter permease subunit, producing MTLALSDSTQVRPMSVLHHTHRFYKWLVLSNVMIGTFMAVLDASIVNVGLPTLMAAFGVTVDKIEWVATAYLLVLAVMLPTSGWVADHFGYKRTYLFALTIFTTGSLLCGMAWNENVLIAFRIIQGAGAGFLMPVGMAIVTREFPPERRGIALGFWGIAAAASVSFGPLIGGYLIDNFSWHEIFFVNVPIGLVGIFATMVIQREYKTEHTRSFDVAGFLSVAVFLTFLLLALADGNTSWNTGGWTSTFILTCFVLSGLGLIIFLLVEFNIKHPLIELRLMKDFNFGITNIVLFIYGLGMFGSTFLMPLYLQNSLNYTPFQAGLVFLPVGLLQGMTAPVAGYLSDKVDARIPAIIGVVLLSISLYLNYFLSLFSMHSQIMLPLYLRGFAMGLMWTPLSVLALTNVPRHKMAQASGLFNVIRQVGGSFGIALFATLLTRRVMFHSTNYGDGVSQYSPVFKNAMYKLELFSQHAVGGSMYQCGVRGKAIIINHVMQQAFVSAVNDDFLVAGAISIVCLIPILFLRRRKVSHNGSGNIPSTV